In Anthonomus grandis grandis chromosome 16, icAntGran1.3, whole genome shotgun sequence, a single window of DNA contains:
- the LOC126745722 gene encoding complex III assembly factor LYRM7 produces the protein MSSELRKQVLQCFKSLHQARKSVFKGDIRALTEGRKKINEEFKKQKHVENTDSIKELINYSKAIEEELRSCVIQAREVAPGRFQAEISEDIKKLDNVPFNEACCRDDGPSVKKPNRKCS, from the coding sequence ATGTCAAGTGAACTAAGAAAACAAGTTCTTCAATGCTTTAAGTCCCTTCACCAAGCCAGAAAGTCAGTATTTAAAGGAGACATCAGGGCCCTCACAGAGGGAAGAAAAAAGATAAACGAAGAGTTCAAAAAGCAGAAACATGTAGAAAACACGGATTCGATCAAAGAGCTAATCAACTATTCGAAAGCCATTGAAGAAGAACTAAGAAGCTGCGTGATACAAGCTAGGGAAGTAGCACCTGGAAGATTTCAGGCTGAAATTTCTGAAGATATTAAGAAGTTGGATAACGTTCCTTTTAACGAAGCCTGTTGTCGAGACGATGGCCCAAGTGTAAAAAAGCCTAATCGAAAATGTAGTTAG